A stretch of Corynebacterium timonense DNA encodes these proteins:
- a CDS encoding MerR family transcriptional regulator: MSKDTPHLSTEPTAEAVQETLFDVGPSDVVGYRVPIACQVAGITYRQLDYWARTNLVRPSIRGARGSGSQRLYSFKDLLVLKIVKGLLDTGISLQNIRLAVDKLRDRGVNDIAEITLVSDGTTVYECRSNEDIIDLLSGGQGVFGIAVPQIMRELTGTISAFPAERVGDDEQGDNVIGLDELAARRRRKSS, encoded by the coding sequence GTGAGCAAGGACACCCCACACCTCAGCACGGAGCCCACGGCAGAGGCCGTGCAAGAGACGCTTTTCGACGTCGGACCCTCCGACGTCGTCGGCTACCGCGTCCCCATCGCCTGCCAGGTCGCCGGCATCACTTACCGCCAGCTGGATTACTGGGCGCGCACCAACTTGGTGCGCCCCTCCATCCGCGGCGCACGGGGTTCCGGCTCGCAGCGCCTGTACTCCTTCAAGGACCTGCTCGTCCTGAAGATTGTCAAGGGCTTGCTCGACACCGGTATCTCCCTCCAGAACATTCGCTTGGCCGTCGACAAGCTTCGCGATCGCGGCGTCAACGACATCGCCGAGATCACCCTCGTGTCCGATGGCACGACGGTGTACGAGTGCCGCAGCAACGAGGACATCATCGACCTGCTCAGCGGCGGCCAGGGCGTCTTCGGTATCGCGGTGCCGCAGATCATGCGCGAGCTGACGGGCACGATCTCTGCTTTCCCCGCCGAGCGCGTCGGCGACGATGAGCAGGGCGACAACGTCATCGGCCTTGACGAGCTCGCGGCGCGTCGGCGCCGCAAGTCCTCCTAG
- a CDS encoding bifunctional nuclease family protein yields the protein MVPLSVAGVFPLGPENFLCALLHAPEKGRFLPVWLPPVEGAQLSARLSGARPTRPGTHDVLSDVITQSGRGVSSIEISSYVNGVFMATLTLADGTEYDLRASDALVLAAALDEEIEADEAVLAQAGLRISAADLATYFNLDIDPGGSAAEGESASGDAAADAEFEQLMRDLGVEEGDLGNED from the coding sequence ATGGTCCCACTTAGCGTCGCAGGCGTGTTCCCGCTTGGCCCGGAGAACTTTCTCTGCGCCCTGCTTCACGCCCCCGAGAAAGGCCGTTTCCTTCCCGTGTGGCTCCCGCCCGTCGAGGGCGCCCAGTTGTCTGCGCGGCTGAGCGGGGCGCGTCCCACCAGGCCGGGCACGCACGATGTGCTCTCGGACGTGATCACGCAATCGGGGCGCGGCGTGTCGTCGATCGAGATTTCGAGCTACGTCAACGGCGTGTTCATGGCGACGCTCACCCTTGCCGACGGCACCGAGTACGACCTGCGCGCCTCGGACGCACTCGTGCTCGCCGCGGCCCTCGACGAGGAGATTGAAGCCGACGAGGCGGTGCTCGCCCAGGCGGGGCTGCGCATCTCGGCGGCGGACCTCGCCACATATTTCAACCTGGACATCGACCCGGGCGGCAGCGCCGCTGAGGGCGAGTCGGCCAGCGGGGACGCTGCGGCCGACGCGGAGTTCGAACAGCTGATGCGCGACCTCGGCGTCGAAGAAGGGGACCTCGGCAACGAGGACTAA
- a CDS encoding MerR family transcriptional regulator encodes MSALPQTSPQQPATRAGASTTAKTMSIGVVLNRLREEFPDVTVSKIRFLESEGLITPQRTASGYRRFTDDDVERLRYILVTQRDNYLPLKVIREQLEAMDSGQVTAIMSAAKAEPIVSPETFRPAPPTRLTDVDLAEQAATDESTVAELVKAGLLTPDATGHFCADDVRVVTTALALSEFGLDTRHLKSLRTTAGRQADLISQVVEPVAKSRTAAAKQKAEEISHQMTALVVSLHADLVKNELRNRLDH; translated from the coding sequence GTGAGCGCACTCCCTCAGACCTCCCCGCAGCAGCCTGCCACGCGCGCAGGCGCGTCCACCACCGCCAAGACCATGTCCATCGGCGTCGTGCTTAACCGGTTGCGCGAAGAGTTCCCGGACGTCACGGTGTCGAAGATCCGCTTCCTCGAATCGGAGGGGCTGATCACTCCGCAGCGCACCGCGTCCGGTTACCGTCGCTTTACCGATGATGACGTTGAGCGCCTGCGCTACATCCTGGTCACCCAGCGCGACAACTACCTGCCGCTGAAGGTGATCCGCGAACAGCTCGAGGCGATGGACTCCGGCCAGGTCACGGCGATCATGTCCGCGGCGAAGGCCGAGCCGATTGTCTCGCCGGAGACGTTCCGCCCGGCACCCCCGACGCGGCTGACCGACGTCGATCTCGCGGAGCAGGCGGCGACCGACGAGTCGACCGTCGCCGAGCTCGTCAAGGCAGGTTTGCTCACCCCGGACGCGACGGGCCATTTCTGCGCGGACGACGTCCGCGTGGTCACCACGGCTCTTGCCCTGTCCGAGTTCGGGTTGGACACGCGCCACCTGAAATCCCTGCGTACCACAGCGGGGCGCCAGGCCGACCTCATCTCCCAGGTTGTCGAGCCTGTTGCGAAGTCGCGCACGGCGGCGGCGAAGCAAAAGGCGGAGGAGATCAGCCACCAGATGACGGCGCTGGTTGTTTCCCTGCACGCCGACTTGGTCAAGAACGAACTACGCAACCGCCTCGACCACTAG
- the odhI gene encoding oxoglutarate dehydrogenase inhibitor Odhl, with the protein MSENTGTPENQVETTSVFRADLLKEMESGAAASDAVGGAENLPEGAALLVVKRGPNAGSRFLLDQDTTTAGRHPEADIFLDDVTVSRRHAEFRLSEDGGFEVVDVGSLNGTYVNREPRNSQALSSGDEIQIGKFRLVFLTATN; encoded by the coding sequence ATGAGCGAAAACACTGGTACGCCGGAGAATCAAGTAGAAACCACTTCGGTGTTCCGTGCAGACCTGCTGAAGGAAATGGAGTCGGGCGCTGCCGCCTCCGACGCTGTGGGAGGTGCGGAAAACCTTCCCGAGGGCGCTGCGCTTCTTGTGGTCAAGCGCGGCCCGAACGCAGGTTCCCGCTTCCTTCTGGACCAAGACACGACCACCGCTGGCCGCCACCCTGAGGCCGACATCTTCCTCGACGACGTTACGGTCTCGCGCCGCCACGCGGAGTTCCGCCTCAGCGAGGACGGCGGCTTCGAGGTCGTCGACGTAGGCTCGCTGAACGGCACCTACGTCAACCGCGAGCCGCGCAACTCCCAGGCGCTGTCGAGCGGCGACGAAATTCAGATTGGCAAGTTCCGCCTCGTCTTCCTCACCGCCACCAACTAA
- the secA2 gene encoding accessory Sec system translocase SecA2 — protein MGAFDWFWRAMGASAERNNKASKSIVAKAHELTREYEQLSDAELAAAIRATVKGENIEDKAAFLGILSVASTRTLGMTPYEVQSQAVLRMLEGDVIQMATGEGKTLVGAMTATGYALTGKRVHVITVNDYLASRDAEWMRPLVEFFGLNVAAVTEASTRSERALAYRSDVVYAPITEIGFDHLRDNQITHRDQTVQAPAQVALVDEADSVLVDEALVPLVLAGSEPGTQATGRITEAVSRLEEGTDYTIDSDGRNAFLTDEGSARVEKLLGIDSLYSDEHIGDTLVRVNLALHAKALLIRDVHYIIDEGKVALVDASRGRVAELQRWPDGLQAAVEAKEGLDVSEGGRILDSITLQALMRRYPRVTGMTGTAVEATDQLRSFYGLHVSVIDRAKELRRFDEADRIYATMEEKNAAIVEEIVHLHSTGQPVLVGTHDVAESEALADALSRRGVEANVLNAKNDREEARIIAEAGDLGRVTVSTQMAGRGTDIRLGGANEAERDEVAERGGLAVIGTARHRTARLDNQLRGRAGRQGDPGLSVFFVSLEDDIVVSGGADEQVTAHPGPDGRVESGRVQAFVEHCQRVTEGQLLEIHAQTWKYNKLLADHRDILDERRARLLDTDTAWRELAERSPERAASLSGLPAEVREQAAREIMLFHLDAQWSEHLALMDDVRESIHLRAIARETPIDEYHRIAVREFKDLANRAVEQAVESFEQVRIDADGAHLDDAGWKRPSATWTYMVSDNPLAGSGNSFMTGVANIFR, from the coding sequence ATGGGTGCCTTTGACTGGTTCTGGAGGGCCATGGGCGCGAGCGCGGAGCGCAACAATAAGGCGTCGAAAAGCATTGTGGCGAAGGCGCACGAGCTGACCCGGGAGTACGAACAGCTCTCCGACGCCGAGCTGGCGGCGGCGATCCGCGCCACCGTGAAAGGCGAGAACATCGAGGACAAGGCCGCCTTCCTGGGGATCCTCTCCGTCGCCTCGACGCGGACGCTCGGCATGACGCCCTACGAGGTCCAGAGCCAGGCCGTACTGCGCATGCTGGAGGGCGATGTGATCCAGATGGCCACCGGCGAGGGCAAGACGCTGGTGGGGGCGATGACGGCCACGGGCTACGCCCTGACGGGCAAGCGGGTCCACGTGATCACGGTGAACGACTACTTGGCCAGCCGCGACGCGGAATGGATGCGGCCCCTCGTCGAGTTCTTCGGCCTGAACGTCGCGGCCGTGACGGAGGCGTCGACACGCTCGGAGCGCGCCCTGGCGTACCGCAGCGACGTGGTCTACGCGCCCATCACCGAAATCGGCTTCGACCACCTGCGTGACAACCAGATCACGCACCGGGACCAGACGGTGCAGGCGCCGGCGCAGGTCGCCCTCGTCGACGAGGCCGACAGCGTGCTTGTCGACGAAGCCCTCGTCCCCCTCGTCCTCGCGGGCTCCGAGCCGGGCACGCAAGCGACGGGGCGTATCACCGAGGCCGTCTCCCGGCTTGAAGAGGGCACGGACTACACCATCGACTCCGACGGGCGCAACGCGTTCCTCACCGACGAGGGCTCGGCGCGGGTGGAGAAGCTGCTTGGCATCGACTCGCTCTACTCCGACGAGCACATCGGCGACACGCTCGTGCGCGTGAACCTCGCCCTGCACGCCAAGGCGCTACTGATCCGGGACGTCCACTACATCATCGACGAGGGCAAGGTCGCGCTTGTCGACGCCTCCCGCGGGCGCGTCGCCGAGCTTCAGCGCTGGCCCGACGGCCTCCAAGCCGCCGTGGAGGCGAAGGAAGGTCTCGACGTGTCGGAGGGTGGGCGCATCCTCGACTCCATTACCCTCCAGGCGCTCATGCGCCGCTACCCGCGCGTGACCGGAATGACCGGCACCGCGGTGGAGGCGACCGACCAGCTGCGCTCCTTCTACGGGCTGCACGTCTCCGTCATTGACCGCGCGAAGGAGCTGCGCCGCTTCGACGAGGCCGACCGCATCTACGCCACGATGGAGGAGAAGAACGCTGCGATCGTCGAGGAGATCGTGCACCTACACTCCACCGGCCAGCCCGTGTTGGTGGGCACCCACGACGTCGCCGAGTCGGAGGCGCTGGCGGACGCGCTCTCGCGCCGCGGGGTGGAGGCGAACGTACTCAACGCGAAAAACGATAGGGAGGAAGCCCGCATCATCGCCGAGGCGGGCGACCTCGGCCGGGTGACCGTGTCGACCCAGATGGCCGGGCGCGGCACCGACATCCGCCTCGGCGGTGCGAACGAGGCCGAGCGCGACGAGGTCGCCGAGCGCGGCGGCCTGGCCGTCATCGGCACCGCCCGCCACCGCACCGCGCGCCTGGATAACCAGCTGCGCGGACGAGCCGGCCGCCAGGGAGACCCGGGGCTGAGCGTGTTCTTCGTGTCGCTGGAAGACGACATCGTGGTGAGCGGCGGCGCCGACGAGCAGGTCACCGCCCACCCCGGGCCCGATGGGCGCGTCGAGTCCGGGCGGGTGCAGGCCTTTGTGGAGCACTGCCAGCGCGTCACCGAGGGCCAGCTGCTCGAAATCCACGCGCAGACGTGGAAGTACAACAAGCTGCTCGCCGACCACCGCGACATCCTCGATGAGCGCCGCGCCCGCCTGCTGGACACGGACACCGCGTGGCGCGAGCTCGCCGAACGCAGCCCGGAACGCGCCGCCTCGCTCTCCGGGCTGCCCGCGGAAGTGCGTGAGCAAGCAGCGCGCGAGATCATGCTCTTCCACCTCGACGCGCAGTGGTCGGAACACCTCGCGCTCATGGACGACGTGCGCGAATCCATCCACTTGCGCGCGATCGCCCGCGAGACGCCCATCGACGAATATCACCGCATCGCGGTGCGCGAATTCAAGGATCTGGCCAACCGGGCCGTCGAGCAGGCAGTGGAGAGCTTTGAGCAGGTGCGTATCGACGCCGACGGGGCACACCTCGACGACGCTGGGTGGAAACGCCCGAGCGCCACGTGGACCTACATGGTCTCCGACAACCCGTTGGCGGGCTCGGGAAATTCTTTCATGACGGGCGTGGCCAACATCTTCCGCTAG
- a CDS encoding alpha/beta fold hydrolase, with the protein MHSLNVTVPSSTGVAMAGTIDQPVHPAEAYAIFAHCFAGSRHTPGASRISKKLTEYGIATLRFDFPGLGQSEGNFRDTSFSQNVDDIVAAAQWLEEHYSAPQLLIGHSLGGAAALKAATRPELKKKLKAVATVGAPFDPAHSVLHYADKIHEADTSGSVVVTLGGRELEISREFLLDLAETDPQTYLPTLRTPLLLVHSPIDQTVGIDNAQTIFRLTRYPKSLMALDKADHLLTRQGSAQRAADIIGSWATQYIDPEFVPEPTTDTTAVSYSARGTRFGDVVRTSNRSIATDRAKNSGGRGQGVTSTGLFMSALAVSTSQAVREAARGMKLDDVRVAVTHHDGARFTRAVTLVGDLSDAERAQLLGAASRSRVDTFIGAATIETTLV; encoded by the coding sequence ATGCATTCGCTCAACGTCACGGTCCCCTCGTCGACCGGGGTCGCCATGGCCGGCACCATCGACCAGCCAGTCCACCCCGCCGAGGCCTACGCCATCTTCGCGCACTGCTTCGCTGGGTCCCGCCACACCCCGGGCGCCTCCCGGATCTCCAAAAAACTCACCGAGTACGGCATCGCCACCCTCCGTTTCGACTTTCCTGGGCTTGGCCAGTCCGAGGGGAATTTCCGCGACACGAGCTTTAGCCAAAACGTCGACGACATCGTCGCCGCGGCCCAGTGGCTCGAGGAACACTACAGCGCGCCCCAACTCCTCATCGGCCACTCCCTCGGCGGGGCGGCCGCGCTCAAGGCCGCGACCCGCCCCGAGCTGAAGAAGAAGCTCAAAGCCGTCGCCACGGTCGGCGCGCCCTTCGACCCAGCGCACTCCGTCCTGCACTACGCCGACAAAATCCACGAGGCCGACACCTCCGGCTCCGTCGTGGTCACCCTCGGCGGGCGCGAGCTGGAGATTTCTCGCGAGTTCCTGCTCGACCTCGCCGAGACCGACCCGCAGACCTACCTGCCCACCCTGCGCACGCCTCTCCTGTTGGTCCACTCGCCCATCGACCAGACCGTGGGCATCGACAACGCCCAAACCATCTTCCGCCTGACCCGCTACCCCAAGTCGCTCATGGCCCTGGACAAGGCGGACCACCTGCTCACCCGTCAGGGCAGCGCCCAGCGCGCCGCCGACATCATCGGCTCCTGGGCGACGCAGTACATCGACCCGGAGTTTGTCCCCGAGCCCACCACGGATACAACGGCCGTGTCCTACTCCGCCCGCGGCACACGCTTCGGCGACGTCGTGCGCACCTCCAATCGCTCCATCGCCACCGACCGCGCCAAGAACTCCGGCGGCCGCGGCCAGGGGGTGACCTCCACGGGGCTGTTCATGAGCGCACTTGCCGTCTCTACGTCCCAGGCGGTCCGCGAGGCGGCCCGGGGCATGAAGCTTGACGACGTCCGCGTCGCCGTCACCCACCACGACGGCGCCCGGTTCACCCGCGCGGTCACCCTCGTCGGCGACCTCTCCGACGCCGAGCGCGCCCAGCTCCTCGGGGCCGCCAGCCGCTCCCGCGTGGACACCTTCATCGGCGCGGCCACCATCGAAACCACATTGGTGTAA